One Psychromonas sp. psych-6C06 DNA window includes the following coding sequences:
- the cra gene encoding catabolite repressor/activator gives MTLDQIAKLAGVSKTTASYVINGKAQKYRISEKTQLKVMAIVNEHNYQPDHAASSLRAGSSRSFGLIIPDLENSSYAKLAKLLESNSRKAGYQILIACSDDDPEIEKNVVQALLSRRVDALFVASALPNGSDYYLKIQQQGTPIIALDRALDDEFFGCVISEDFDGAYELTESVISPQVKSIGLIGALAELNISRQRHAGFQAQAKLKGIKTISGYGDHFNSEAGKTIFQQWIKNDCVPDAIITTSYILLEGVLDVIIEHPELMSKVKLGTFGDNRLLDFLPFKINSLSQQFELIAESALGLGLNASAKRYQAGIELIPRKLILRQ, from the coding sequence ATGACATTAGATCAAATTGCCAAACTTGCTGGCGTTTCAAAAACCACAGCCAGTTATGTCATTAATGGTAAAGCACAGAAGTACCGTATTAGTGAAAAAACCCAATTAAAGGTCATGGCGATCGTCAATGAACACAACTATCAGCCAGATCACGCAGCTTCTTCTTTGCGTGCCGGAAGTAGCCGATCTTTTGGTTTGATCATTCCCGATCTCGAAAACAGTAGTTATGCAAAATTAGCCAAGCTACTAGAGTCAAATTCGCGCAAAGCAGGCTATCAAATCTTAATCGCTTGTTCTGACGACGACCCAGAAATTGAAAAAAACGTGGTTCAAGCGTTATTAAGTCGTCGTGTTGATGCTCTATTTGTCGCTAGCGCACTGCCTAATGGCAGTGACTATTATTTAAAGATCCAACAACAAGGCACGCCGATCATCGCACTAGATCGAGCCTTAGATGATGAGTTCTTTGGTTGCGTTATCAGTGAAGATTTCGATGGTGCTTATGAATTGACTGAATCAGTGATCAGCCCACAGGTAAAATCAATCGGTCTTATTGGCGCGCTTGCTGAACTTAATATTTCGCGTCAGCGTCATGCGGGTTTTCAGGCACAAGCAAAACTAAAAGGGATAAAAACGATCAGTGGTTACGGAGATCATTTTAATAGCGAAGCAGGTAAAACTATTTTTCAACAATGGATAAAAAATGACTGCGTTCCCGATGCCATTATTACCACCTCCTATATTTTATTAGAAGGAGTACTAGATGTGATTATCGAACACCCTGAATTGATGTCAAAGGTCAAACTCGGCACCTTTGGTGATAATCGTTTACTAGACTTTTTACCCTTTAAAATTAATTCGTTATCACAACAGTTTGAACTGATTGCAGAGAGCGCCTTAGGCTTAGGCTTAAATGCATCCGCTAAGCGTTATCAAGCCGGCATAGAATTAATTCCTCGAAAACTTATTCTGCGCCAATAA
- the fruB gene encoding fused PTS fructose transporter subunit IIA/HPr protein: MLKLTNNDITLQRAADDKLTAIKAIAQQLTESGLVANGYVDGMLNREQQNSTFLGNGIAIPHGTTDTRDLVNKTGVVVHHFPEGVNWGDGNIAYVAIGIAAKSDEHLGILKQLTKVLSNDGVEEKLKQAKSAEDIIALLNGDVQFEADFNSALIQLNFPATEMMQMSAVAGGLLKNNGQVESKFVAELVSKEPTHLGGGLWLISSNQGVKRSAMSLLTTSESCQFKGLPVKGLIAIAACNASHCTFLSTITRVVFEQQQALLLAATAEQIVEFFANAEQAPEAEVSADNVAQFKINNAHGLHARPSAMLVAAVKQYQSNVSVINLDGDGKSVDAKSLMKVIGLGVSHGHTLQFTADGPDAKEALAGIGEAIGSGLSEG; the protein is encoded by the coding sequence ATGCTGAAATTAACCAACAATGATATAACTTTACAACGAGCAGCAGACGACAAGCTGACGGCGATTAAGGCAATCGCACAGCAGTTGACCGAGAGTGGCCTGGTCGCCAATGGCTATGTGGACGGTATGCTTAATCGTGAGCAACAAAACTCAACCTTTTTAGGAAATGGTATAGCCATTCCTCATGGTACGACCGATACCCGTGATTTAGTGAATAAAACTGGCGTGGTCGTGCATCACTTTCCTGAAGGGGTGAATTGGGGAGATGGCAACATCGCTTATGTTGCAATTGGTATCGCGGCTAAATCCGATGAACACCTTGGTATTCTCAAGCAATTAACGAAAGTGCTTTCAAATGACGGTGTTGAAGAGAAACTTAAACAAGCTAAAAGTGCAGAGGATATTATTGCTTTACTCAATGGTGATGTGCAGTTTGAGGCTGACTTTAATAGTGCGCTTATTCAATTAAACTTCCCTGCAACAGAGATGATGCAAATGAGTGCAGTGGCTGGCGGATTATTAAAGAATAATGGTCAGGTTGAAAGCAAATTTGTTGCTGAGTTGGTTTCTAAAGAGCCGACACACCTTGGGGGCGGGTTATGGCTAATCAGTAGCAATCAAGGTGTTAAACGTTCTGCAATGTCATTATTAACCACTTCAGAATCATGTCAGTTTAAAGGCTTGCCTGTTAAAGGTTTGATTGCGATTGCTGCTTGCAACGCTTCTCATTGCACGTTTTTATCTACTATCACTCGGGTTGTTTTTGAACAACAACAGGCGTTGTTGCTGGCTGCAACGGCAGAGCAAATTGTTGAATTTTTTGCTAATGCTGAACAAGCGCCTGAGGCTGAAGTCAGTGCGGATAATGTTGCACAATTCAAAATAAACAATGCCCATGGCTTACATGCTCGCCCAAGTGCCATGTTGGTCGCTGCGGTTAAGCAATACCAATCAAATGTGAGCGTTATCAATCTCGACGGCGATGGAAAATCGGTGGATGCCAAAAGTTTAATGAAAGTGATTGGTTTAGGCGTATCACATGGTCACACATTGCAATTTACCGCTGACGGCCCTGATGCTAAAGAAGCGTTAGCGGGCATTGGTGAAGCGATTGGTTCTGGCTTGAGCGAGGGGTAA
- a CDS encoding DUF4397 domain-containing protein, giving the protein MKKLALASVIAATLTACNSSDNDDMDMSQIRVFHASPDAPKVDVWLDGEKALSGVDYQQTSGQISVTSGTHTVQIEAILPNGETVTVLDETTLDLMSGTEYNVIATGKAALLGEDNAMAFGPLIVARDDIAPSGARVQAVHSAPDAPTVDVFITAPGADLSDVTPFADDLAYKASSDAVEVPAGDYQIRITSDTDSSVVYYDSGSINVPAGSDWVALATNNTAGGDAPVSLVVDTGSDTVLVHDMDTGSDIRVAHTISDAPGVDVWVNSTAPAMDSPLYNLTYPNHTDYLTVPAGEYTFNVAVNGTSPAQVVDALTLMPTLENAKIYTALAIGNLGDSIENDELFVVADDKRRVATAAKLRAIHASTLAGNVDIYVSDDASPSEDDTILKNVAYKGDSTILDVMPGEAYIMITPTGDANNIAVGPALLPLKAGTLTTLVAVDTKAGGVDVISLDD; this is encoded by the coding sequence ATGAAAAAATTAGCCTTAGCTTCTGTAATTGCAGCAACATTAACAGCTTGTAATAGTAGTGATAATGACGATATGGATATGAGTCAAATTCGTGTATTCCATGCTTCGCCTGATGCCCCTAAAGTGGACGTTTGGCTAGATGGAGAAAAAGCATTATCGGGTGTTGACTACCAACAAACATCAGGACAAATTAGTGTCACATCGGGAACCCATACGGTTCAAATTGAGGCTATCTTACCTAATGGGGAGACGGTCACTGTACTTGATGAAACGACACTTGATTTAATGTCAGGCACCGAATATAACGTGATCGCAACGGGTAAAGCGGCTTTACTTGGTGAAGACAATGCAATGGCTTTTGGACCATTAATCGTAGCCAGAGATGACATCGCTCCTTCAGGCGCCCGTGTTCAAGCGGTTCATAGTGCCCCTGATGCCCCAACAGTTGATGTATTTATTACAGCACCAGGCGCAGACCTCAGTGATGTAACCCCCTTTGCGGACGATCTCGCTTATAAAGCAAGCTCAGATGCTGTAGAAGTACCTGCCGGTGATTACCAAATTCGCATTACCAGTGATACGGACAGTAGCGTAGTTTATTATGACTCTGGCTCAATCAATGTACCAGCGGGCTCTGATTGGGTTGCACTCGCAACAAATAATACAGCAGGTGGTGATGCTCCTGTTTCGTTAGTGGTTGATACAGGAAGTGACACCGTACTTGTCCACGACATGGACACAGGTAGTGATATTCGTGTTGCACACACTATTTCTGACGCTCCTGGTGTGGATGTATGGGTGAACTCAACGGCACCAGCAATGGATAGCCCACTGTATAACTTAACATATCCAAACCATACCGATTACTTAACAGTACCAGCAGGTGAATATACTTTTAATGTTGCTGTGAATGGCACATCACCAGCACAAGTTGTTGATGCACTCACTTTAATGCCAACTTTAGAGAACGCTAAAATTTATACCGCACTTGCGATTGGAAACCTAGGTGATAGCATCGAAAATGATGAATTATTTGTTGTTGCTGATGATAAACGCAGAGTTGCAACGGCAGCCAAACTACGTGCAATACACGCGTCAACACTAGCAGGAAATGTTGATATTTACGTAAGTGATGATGCCAGCCCAAGTGAAGATGATACCATTTTAAAAAATGTAGCTTACAAAGGTGACTCAACAATCCTCGATGTGATGCCAGGAGAAGCCTACATCATGATCACACCTACAGGCGATGCAAATAATATTGCTGTCGGCCCCGCTCTACTGCCACTTAAAGCAGGTACTTTAACTACCTTAGTTGCTGTTGATACTAAAGCAGGCGGTGTTGATGTGATTAGCTTAGACGATTAA
- a CDS encoding fibronectin type III domain-containing protein yields the protein MSTMQQKSILRLISSPQNIALLTVLAALLSFVSYRAWQEYLIYQVNELTELFPTAAGGASEVVISWDDYATNEDGYQVVRRAEEEQGYDLIASLPLNSTDYTDSEILPEGEYCYRIAAYNQAGKSYSDDACVWVDDPAAATDPTTTTTITSQFSGRPGRIKLDGREFYSFKSNYPYNSDYTMEEVTDLNFDINAGLLKFKDSGAYRFKEQGEELDRGFAKFKFNDKNNVTFSLQGYGKRQVATLYLSLGVWGLEGGDAALHIQAGEMSHLITLPTLDTWHYATVDISFDEYTPVTITPLGRHKGKSAIRVAGIIFTEANTE from the coding sequence ATGTCTACAATGCAACAAAAATCAATCCTAAGATTGATCTCATCACCACAGAATATCGCTTTATTAACCGTACTAGCAGCACTACTTTCATTTGTTAGTTATAGGGCTTGGCAAGAATACCTTATTTATCAAGTGAATGAGCTTACTGAATTATTTCCTACCGCAGCAGGAGGAGCTTCGGAAGTTGTCATTTCATGGGATGATTATGCAACCAATGAAGATGGTTATCAGGTCGTGCGTCGAGCAGAAGAGGAACAGGGGTATGACTTAATTGCTTCACTGCCATTAAACTCGACAGATTATACTGACTCAGAAATTTTACCTGAAGGAGAATATTGCTACCGTATCGCTGCCTATAATCAAGCAGGAAAAAGCTATTCTGACGATGCTTGTGTTTGGGTAGACGATCCCGCGGCAGCTACAGATCCAACAACCACAACAACAATTACATCACAATTCAGTGGCCGTCCAGGCAGGATTAAACTTGATGGCCGTGAGTTTTATAGCTTCAAAAGTAATTACCCATACAACAGTGATTACACAATGGAAGAGGTTACCGACCTTAACTTTGATATTAATGCAGGACTATTAAAGTTTAAGGATTCTGGCGCATACAGGTTTAAAGAGCAAGGGGAGGAGCTTGACAGAGGTTTTGCTAAATTTAAATTTAACGATAAAAATAACGTGACCTTTAGTTTACAAGGGTATGGAAAAAGACAAGTCGCTACATTATACCTATCGCTCGGAGTATGGGGCTTGGAAGGTGGTGACGCCGCACTGCATATTCAAGCAGGAGAGATGTCTCACTTAATTACCTTACCTACTCTCGATACATGGCATTATGCAACCGTTGATATCTCCTTTGATGAGTATACGCCCGTGACAATAACTCCGCTTGGAAGACATAAAGGAAAAAGCGCAATTAGAGTTGCAGGGATAATATTTACCGAGGCAAATACAGAGTAG
- the fruA gene encoding PTS fructose transporter subunit IIBC, with amino-acid sequence MKNIAIVTACPSGVANSIIAAGLLKQASEALNLNATIECQSSVLPVELLNSSDIDAADAIIIATNCVIDTTRFIGKKVYQSEISACTSDPQAWLENALASAQTLNESQALGVVADATILNTESAGIKKIVAITACPTGVAHTFMAAEALEGEAKRQGHIIKVETRGSVGAKNQLTDEDISEADLVIIAADIEVPLDRFNGKRLYKTSTGLALKKTEQEMNKGFAEATIFQALGNASNAKTEEKKGVYKHLMTGVSHMLPVVIAGGLLIALSFVFGIEAFKEEGSIAATLMDIGGGAAFALMIPVLAGFIAFSIADRPGLAPGLIGGMLASQLGAGFLGGIVAGFIAGYAAKFIADKVSLPQSMEALKPILIIPFVASLFTGLVMIYVVGGPVAAIMTGLTEFLTNMGSANAVMLGILLGCMMCFDLGGPVNKAAYTFGVGLLASQSYGPMAAIMAAGMVPALGMGLATFLTKNKFEASEREAGKASFVLGLCFISEGAIPFAAKDPMRVIPACMAGGALTGGLSMLFGAELLAPHGGLFVLLIPNAISPVLMYLLAIAAGTAVTGFGYAFLKKRADEKLAVAA; translated from the coding sequence ATGAAAAATATAGCTATTGTAACAGCTTGCCCAAGTGGCGTAGCGAACAGCATTATTGCAGCGGGCTTGTTAAAGCAAGCAAGCGAGGCATTAAACTTAAATGCAACGATTGAGTGTCAATCAAGCGTTTTGCCTGTTGAACTGCTAAACAGTTCAGATATTGATGCCGCTGATGCCATTATCATTGCCACAAATTGTGTTATCGATACAACCCGATTTATTGGTAAAAAAGTATATCAAAGCGAAATTTCCGCTTGTACTTCTGATCCCCAAGCATGGTTAGAAAACGCACTTGCAAGTGCACAAACATTAAACGAATCCCAAGCATTAGGCGTCGTTGCCGATGCAACAATCCTTAACACTGAAAGTGCAGGCATTAAGAAAATTGTTGCCATTACTGCTTGTCCAACAGGGGTTGCACATACGTTTATGGCGGCTGAAGCCCTAGAAGGTGAAGCGAAACGCCAAGGACATATTATTAAGGTTGAAACACGCGGTTCGGTTGGCGCAAAAAATCAGTTAACCGATGAAGATATTAGTGAAGCCGATTTAGTGATTATTGCCGCTGATATTGAAGTGCCATTAGATCGTTTCAATGGCAAGCGACTCTATAAAACGAGCACCGGCTTGGCGCTTAAGAAAACCGAACAAGAAATGAATAAAGGCTTTGCTGAGGCAACTATTTTTCAAGCATTAGGTAATGCAAGTAATGCTAAAACAGAAGAGAAAAAAGGCGTTTATAAACACTTGATGACAGGTGTTTCGCACATGTTACCTGTAGTTATTGCGGGTGGTTTATTGATTGCACTATCTTTTGTTTTTGGTATCGAAGCCTTTAAAGAGGAAGGTAGCATTGCCGCTACGTTGATGGATATTGGTGGTGGTGCCGCTTTTGCACTCATGATTCCTGTATTGGCAGGCTTTATTGCCTTTTCGATTGCGGATCGCCCTGGTTTAGCGCCTGGTTTAATTGGTGGTATGTTGGCAAGCCAACTTGGCGCTGGTTTCCTAGGTGGTATCGTGGCTGGCTTTATTGCCGGTTACGCTGCGAAATTTATTGCTGATAAAGTGTCTTTACCACAATCGATGGAAGCACTGAAACCGATTTTGATTATTCCTTTTGTGGCAAGTTTATTTACCGGCTTAGTGATGATCTATGTTGTTGGTGGCCCGGTTGCTGCTATTATGACTGGGTTAACTGAATTTTTAACTAATATGGGCTCAGCGAATGCGGTAATGTTAGGTATCTTACTTGGTTGTATGATGTGTTTCGATTTAGGTGGACCGGTAAATAAAGCTGCTTATACCTTTGGTGTTGGTCTATTAGCTTCTCAATCTTACGGCCCGATGGCTGCTATTATGGCAGCTGGTATGGTGCCTGCATTAGGCATGGGCTTAGCGACATTCCTTACTAAAAACAAGTTTGAAGCGAGTGAACGTGAAGCGGGTAAAGCCTCTTTTGTATTAGGTTTGTGCTTTATTTCTGAAGGTGCGATTCCATTTGCAGCTAAAGACCCAATGCGTGTTATCCCTGCTTGTATGGCTGGTGGCGCACTAACTGGCGGTTTATCAATGCTATTTGGTGCTGAATTATTAGCGCCTCATGGTGGGCTATTTGTTCTGCTGATTCCAAATGCGATTTCTCCTGTGTTGATGTATTTGCTAGCGATTGCCGCCGGTACCGCAGTGACTGGCTTTGGTTATGCGTTCTTGAAAAAAAGAGCTGATGAGAAATTAGCGGTAGCCGCTTAA
- a CDS encoding 5-(carboxyamino)imidazole ribonucleotide synthase, which produces MNILVLGAGQLARMMSLEGAPLNLHVRAYDVGSEQIIHPLTFHSFEQTLVEAIAMVDVITCEFEHIPDDVLELCCQSGKFFPGKAAIKTGGDRSIEKNLLEKSGVPSAPFKLITEREHLIEAVSLLGLPLVIKTCQAGYDGKGQWRLKSLEQVDEIWAEMAGFIASGSDDFPHTIIAEKMIPFDREVSVIGARDKAGNVHIYPVTENQHTDGVLTLSLAAEIDANVQQQAIDAFHKLATSMDYVGVLAIEFFDVDGQLMVNEIAPRVHNSGHWSQQGTACSQFENHLRAVAGLPLGDTQLQKPSVMINVLGQASISSKVLEISDVKSHWYGKAQRAGRKMGHINVSAPTNVELGQKLLQLAALLPEADYPGVLATGQRLIKS; this is translated from the coding sequence ATGAATATATTAGTTTTAGGTGCAGGGCAACTTGCACGCATGATGAGCTTAGAAGGCGCTCCGCTTAATTTGCATGTGCGCGCTTACGATGTGGGGTCAGAGCAAATAATTCACCCTCTGACTTTTCATTCTTTTGAGCAAACGTTAGTTGAAGCGATAGCAATGGTTGATGTGATCACCTGCGAATTCGAACATATTCCTGACGATGTGCTTGAGTTATGTTGTCAAAGTGGGAAGTTCTTCCCTGGTAAGGCCGCCATTAAAACAGGTGGCGATCGTAGTATCGAAAAAAACTTATTGGAAAAGAGTGGCGTACCCTCAGCACCCTTTAAATTAATTACTGAGCGTGAACATCTTATTGAAGCCGTATCGTTATTAGGCTTGCCTTTGGTAATCAAAACTTGTCAAGCAGGGTATGATGGAAAAGGCCAATGGCGTCTTAAGTCACTCGAGCAGGTTGATGAAATCTGGGCTGAAATGGCTGGATTTATTGCCAGTGGTAGTGATGACTTCCCGCACACTATTATTGCTGAAAAGATGATCCCTTTTGATCGTGAAGTTTCAGTAATTGGTGCGCGTGATAAAGCGGGTAATGTGCATATCTACCCGGTTACTGAAAATCAGCATACTGATGGCGTGTTAACTCTGTCATTGGCTGCGGAAATAGATGCTAATGTGCAACAACAAGCGATCGATGCCTTCCATAAACTAGCAACAAGCATGGATTATGTTGGTGTATTAGCGATTGAGTTCTTTGATGTTGATGGTCAGCTAATGGTCAATGAGATTGCACCTCGTGTACACAACTCAGGACATTGGAGCCAACAGGGGACTGCTTGTAGCCAGTTTGAGAATCACTTACGCGCTGTTGCAGGTCTACCATTAGGTGATACACAACTACAAAAGCCAAGTGTGATGATTAATGTATTAGGCCAAGCAAGTATTAGTTCAAAGGTACTTGAAATCAGTGATGTGAAAAGTCATTGGTATGGTAAAGCGCAAAGAGCAGGGCGTAAAATGGGACATATCAATGTTTCTGCGCCAACTAATGTTGAGCTTGGACAAAAATTATTGCAACTTGCAGCGCTTCTGCCTGAGGCAGATTACCCCGGCGTATTAGCGACAGGGCAACGCTTGATAAAGAGTTAA
- the purE gene encoding 5-(carboxyamino)imidazole ribonucleotide mutase, with translation MKVGIIMGSKSDWPTMEHAANMLESFGIAYETRVVSAHRTPQLLADYASSAAERGIKVIIAGAGGAAHLPGMAAAFTSLPVLGVPVQSKALKGIDSLLSICQMPKGVAVGTLAIGEAGAANAGLLAAQILGCQQPELLAKIDEFRAQQTDSVLANPDPAI, from the coding sequence ATGAAAGTTGGTATTATTATGGGCTCAAAGTCTGACTGGCCGACCATGGAACACGCGGCGAATATGTTAGAATCATTTGGAATTGCATATGAAACACGTGTTGTTTCAGCACATAGAACCCCACAATTATTAGCAGATTATGCATCAAGTGCAGCTGAGCGTGGCATTAAAGTGATTATTGCTGGTGCTGGTGGTGCTGCGCACTTGCCTGGTATGGCTGCCGCTTTTACAAGCTTGCCTGTGTTAGGTGTTCCGGTTCAGTCAAAAGCCCTGAAAGGAATAGATTCTTTGCTTTCAATTTGTCAGATGCCAAAAGGCGTTGCAGTTGGTACGTTAGCTATTGGTGAAGCCGGGGCTGCTAATGCGGGTTTATTAGCCGCACAAATTTTAGGTTGTCAGCAACCTGAATTACTTGCGAAAATCGATGAGTTTCGTGCACAGCAAACTGATTCTGTATTAGCTAACCCAGATCCTGCGATTTAA
- a CDS encoding transporter substrate-binding domain-containing protein — protein MDNKLRRSACSSLLFFKCCITVILFITFSTCSPLFAKNQVKVAFGNSLLPWVMPDQDRGILVDLARASFDKSPYQMLPVYYPYARRIKAYKSGHVDVVTDITPQVVVEEKLIGYLSDRFYYYENVVISLSEKSFKINSLKDISSLRILAWQGAIETLGTEYALMALSNPFYKETFNQQSQVEMLFKKRTDVIQLDTQIFHYLRHKLAQEGKIDTYARVDYAPILGRNYCAFLFRDEVTRDAFNKEVRALIKQEEKIQRIYKHYTNHLTDITFR, from the coding sequence ATGGACAATAAATTGAGAAGAAGTGCCTGTTCTTCCCTGCTTTTTTTTAAGTGTTGTATAACTGTTATCTTATTTATAACTTTTAGTACGTGCTCTCCTCTATTTGCGAAAAATCAAGTAAAAGTCGCTTTTGGAAATTCATTATTGCCTTGGGTTATGCCGGATCAAGATCGCGGTATTTTGGTGGATCTTGCTCGCGCCTCATTTGATAAGAGTCCTTATCAAATGTTACCGGTTTATTATCCTTACGCCCGCAGAATTAAAGCTTATAAGAGTGGTCATGTCGATGTTGTTACCGATATTACGCCACAGGTAGTGGTTGAAGAGAAGTTGATAGGGTACCTCTCTGATCGTTTTTATTATTATGAGAATGTTGTCATTTCGTTAAGTGAAAAAAGCTTTAAAATAAACAGTTTAAAAGATATAAGCTCGCTGAGAATATTAGCTTGGCAAGGGGCGATTGAAACATTAGGTACTGAATATGCTTTAATGGCATTGTCTAACCCTTTCTATAAAGAGACTTTTAATCAGCAATCTCAAGTTGAAATGTTGTTTAAAAAGCGTACCGATGTCATACAGTTAGATACTCAAATATTTCATTATCTACGTCATAAATTAGCACAAGAAGGTAAAATAGATACTTATGCCCGCGTCGATTATGCACCGATATTGGGACGTAACTATTGTGCTTTTTTGTTTAGGGATGAAGTAACTCGTGATGCTTTTAATAAGGAGGTAAGGGCACTTATAAAACAGGAGGAGAAAATTCAACGGATTTATAAACATTACACCAATCATTTAACGGATATAACTTTTCGATAA
- a CDS encoding DUF2999 family protein: MNPIIQTLKEHNVSDEKIAEVFQTLTENPLGAMTIIQSLGIPSEKLQPLMMLVMSQPDLIKQAVEELGLDFAKVEAAKEKLQQQQQ, encoded by the coding sequence ATGAATCCAATCATACAAACACTTAAAGAGCATAATGTTAGTGATGAAAAAATCGCAGAGGTTTTTCAAACATTAACCGAGAATCCACTCGGAGCAATGACGATTATTCAAAGCCTCGGCATTCCATCCGAAAAGTTACAACCACTAATGATGTTAGTCATGAGCCAGCCTGATTTAATTAAACAAGCAGTGGAAGAACTAGGATTAGACTTTGCCAAAGTTGAAGCGGCCAAAGAAAAACTTCAACAGCAGCAACAATAA
- the pfkB gene encoding 1-phosphofructokinase: MNNNDLATKKVVTITLNPALDLTGSLDSLALGSVNLANQGSLHAAGKGVNVAKVLADLGAEVTVTGFLGRDNEQAFCQLFKQMNANDEFIRVNGATRINVKLVEKNGQVSDINFPGCEISAQAISEFEQCLFDLAKTHHFFVLAGSLPKGISPELCAGWIEKLHQMGKKVIFDSSRAALAAGLDAHPWLIKPNDEELSEFVGRALQTPQACQQAAQDLAAKGIENIVVSLGSKGVMWLGKDTLHQPIWRYSQPPKMNVVSTVGAGDTLVAGMCWGHLNQWQAEQTLSFATALSALAVSQVGVGVTDIEAVTELQKQVTFNNPISSHA; this comes from the coding sequence ATGAATAATAACGATTTAGCGACTAAAAAAGTAGTCACTATCACCTTAAATCCAGCATTAGATTTAACCGGAAGTTTAGATTCTCTTGCGCTAGGGTCAGTGAACTTAGCGAACCAAGGCTCACTTCATGCTGCTGGTAAAGGCGTTAACGTTGCAAAAGTGCTTGCTGATTTAGGCGCAGAAGTGACGGTAACAGGTTTTTTAGGTCGCGATAACGAACAAGCTTTTTGCCAATTGTTTAAACAAATGAATGCTAATGATGAATTTATTCGTGTTAACGGTGCAACACGCATTAACGTTAAATTAGTCGAAAAAAATGGCCAAGTTAGCGATATTAATTTCCCCGGCTGTGAAATCTCAGCACAAGCAATCAGTGAATTTGAACAGTGTTTATTTGATCTGGCTAAAACCCATCATTTTTTTGTATTGGCGGGGAGTTTACCAAAAGGTATTTCGCCTGAGTTGTGCGCAGGTTGGATTGAAAAACTACATCAAATGGGTAAAAAAGTGATCTTTGATAGTAGCCGTGCTGCGCTTGCCGCTGGGTTAGATGCACATCCTTGGTTGATTAAGCCTAATGATGAAGAGCTTTCTGAATTTGTGGGTCGTGCGTTACAAACACCTCAAGCGTGTCAACAAGCAGCACAAGATCTTGCCGCTAAAGGCATTGAAAACATCGTTGTTTCATTGGGCTCAAAAGGGGTGATGTGGTTAGGTAAAGATACGTTGCATCAACCAATATGGCGTTATTCACAACCCCCGAAAATGAATGTTGTTAGCACAGTGGGTGCTGGCGATACCTTAGTAGCAGGGATGTGCTGGGGGCATCTCAACCAATGGCAAGCAGAGCAAACCTTATCATTTGCTACTGCGCTTTCCGCTCTGGCTGTATCACAAGTTGGTGTGGGTGTGACAGACATTGAAGCTGTCACTGAATTACAAAAACAAGTTACTTTTAATAATCCTATTTCTAGCCACGCTTAA